The genomic window TTTCTTACAAAGAAACTCATGCAGTAGAATCAGGAGTAGAGGAACTCTTGTCCTTTCTTCAAAAAAGTAGTTAACATTTGTGAaaccagaaaaagaaaaaaaaaatacttggcTAACACATTGTtctatttttgtctttttaaaaaaacctATGCCTCCCAAAAATcttgttttttgtaaaaaaaaaaaaaaaaaaaagacaaacatagAATAAAAACAAAGGTTTGTGTTCGCATGTGGCCGGCCTGCGCGTAGCGGTCTCGCGTGTTTATTTTAGCCGGACATGGGGCGTGCTGAGGGACTCCTCGCTGCCACGCCCAGCGTCTCCCCGACCTCTGGCCAGGCTGTGGCTGGAGCCGCGGGGATCCGTTGCGCTCGTTCTAAGCAGCTCGGAGGAGAAGGACGTGGCCTCTTCTGTCCCTGGGGACAGGAAGTCAAACGCCCCCCCGGGGGCTTCCAGGTCCTTATCGCTGATGAAGAGGTCCGTCTCCCCccacccttctcctcctcctcctcctcctcctcctcctcctccaccaccaccacctcccctcccGCAGAGTGGTTCCCCCAGGCCCCTGCTCAAGTCATTGCTgctcgaggaggaggaggtcgaCGACAGACTGGGGTGGCCGTCCACGTCCGTCCCCGTCCCCAAGAGGTCCTGCACGGACAGGGACTTGCCCAGGCCTTGGTCCCCCGAGACGGGCCTCCTCTGGAGTGGCGCCAGGGGGTCCATCTCCAGGCTCATGTGCCTCCTCCAGGAGCCATCCTCCTTGGTGCTCAGCCGGCCCTTGGGGTGCTGGGGGTgcggagggtggtggtggtggtggtgctgtgggggtgggggcctGCCCAGCCCGGAGCCCAGcgcctcctccccttcctcgcGCACCCCCATCAGGAAGGGCGGCGAGAAGTCCCCCCCTCCGGGGACCCCGTCCCGCCGGGCGGCCCTGTGCGCGAGCAGCGGCGTGTGGGCGGCCGGTGGGGGCAGCGGAGGGGGCGCCCCCGggagatgctgctgctgctgctgcatcagGGTGTTGGGGATCCCGCCGACGCCGCCAACCAGCGAGGACGGATGCGGAGGAGGCCGTCCCAGGCTGGAGAAGTGGCCCATCCCCGAGAAGCTGTTGGGGGTGAGCGGCATCGGGGGCGGGCTGGCCGCCGACACGCTGTCTGGGGTGGGCGGCTGCGGGCTGAAGGGCCCCGGGCTCGGGGAGGGGGCCGGCCCCGACGGAGAGGAGGAGCCCAGGTTGAGGTTGAGCTCGTTGGGGGCCAGGATGATGTGGAGGCCCCGGTGCAGGTTGGAGCTGGCTGAGCGCGGCACTTGGCCGGAGGTGGACGACAGGTCCCGGCTGAGGATGGAGCTGGGGTAGCCGGAGGTCGGCTCGAACTCGAATAAGGGCAGTGAGGACAAGGTGAGGGCCGAGGACGAGCCCTTGTGAAGCACCTGCCGGTAGATGTCCAGCAGAGAGTCCAGTTTGGATTCAATGGACTGGACCTACAGGGAGAGACAGTGACATTCAGTGAAATCCACATACTGAAATCCACAGTgcgccacatactcgacgcacccgacctgtagcgcgacaatgtgacgtcacagaagcgccgtaacgatttatactcgcgcgtcgtggtcacgacactagttgcaatattctcctgaacagaggtgccgctgttgtgaaaagattaacgctaactacgttacacagcagaagaagctgcattaagaaacactagtagcagagaatgtaaacgggctctgctattagctagcctctgtgatggtacttcagactttggttgctactattcacaactaccaccatcattatcatctagtttccaaggtgtgcgcacaggtagatagatagatagatagatagatagatagatagatagatagatacagtagatagatagatactttagtcatcccgagggaaattttcataatttaaacagtttacttagctggctagctagctagcagctggctgagtttgtgtaatttcctgaagtggaaagagattttgttcaggccttaatagatatcctttgtttgaaaataaatcgtttctattctttcctcttaattccatgtgttgcaactctcgctggtaactttcttaacttatccagcaaactattacaaattcacgactgtaacaaacactgcaactctcgcttgccctcgaactagtccatcttcctgtttcctgtctgaaaaaaaatgagtggtgcgctacctcgcgctacctggctaaaatcctggcgcgccagcaagatctacgtcattttgacgtcacggtgtcgcgctaccggttgGGTGtgtcgagtatgtagaacgcCTTACTCACGCGGCCCAGTAACTGACCTGTCTCTCCACCTTACACACACGGCCCAGCATGCTGACGTCCTCCAGCAGGTCCCCGTCAGACAGCAGCTTCTCCCGAATTTTCTTGTCCAGCGGGATCTGTCCACGGCCCAGGATCTGGTCCACCCTGAGACAGAGAGCCATGGGGGAGAGCGTGTAAGGAGacgagacgtgtgtgtgtgtgtgtgtgtgtgtgtgtgtgtgtgtgtgtgtgtgtagaaaagagagaggtaaGAAGACTGATTGATAGAGAGCAGCAGGACCCCAACTACTATTCAATCTaccagagaagaagaagaagattaaAGAACATTAAAATCAGAACGTTGAACACTAGCAGAAGGACACCTAGTATAAGGAAAAAGAGATTGAGTGTTAATAGATGGAAATGTGACCAGTTATGGACATTCATATCTGTCAGTACTGTGCAGGACATTGCtaatgaaaatgacaaaaaaagaaaagcatgcAGTTAGAgaagggcgggggggggggggggtactccCAGTGTAGTTGAATCTGAAAAAGATCTCATCATTCCATCATGCACATCCATTTCATTCAGTCTACAATTCTCGTCCCATTTATTTAGTCAGGATTGCTCCTCACGATCCTCTAgctcagtggttcttaaactttttgtctggcgaccccccccaaaaaaaacatgggccaagtctcgCGACCCCCATCTCTCTAACCAGCGGAATTTGGTTTTGAAATGTTGCGGAAGGACATTGGAAGCAGAGGAtgaaaatgtcttctctcataggtaggctatatcaacatcaaaggcattatgtcagcgtttgactaaaaacctttaGAAAAATGTAGTGCAAATCATTTCGCGACCTCTCCAATATTTTtggcgaccccccccccccggtcccaacccccagtttgagaaccactgctctagctGACCATTCAGTTGTTTGCACTAAACAAAATACTCCAGTGTTTGGACACAGCCCTGGCTCTGTAAACAGTAAACAAACGCAGTGGCTCGGCTCGAGACGTAAACAATGCCAGCCAGTCAACATGGCGCTTCAGGTGCACGGGAATGAGTGCCATTTGGTTGGGAGTTGACTGTAACTGAGACCCGAAATTGAGATTAACAACCTCTTTTGAAAAGAAAACTGAATTGCAGACTTTAACTTTCACACACATCTCACTGCAGCAATAATATGTAgtgactagggctgtcaaaataactgattaatttcgattaattaatttgagaaaaaataactgattaaaaaaaatagtgcagattaatcgattccgtatgacctttgaccccgagccgttctagtcagtaaaaattagactgtaaaatgaaggagagagaagaaaacgtgctgcctggatcattgattggaacatttacttttaaaaaacggcctgatggtgttgataaaaaataaagtgttgaaaataaagtcctctgcaatgtctgctgCACCGGAGGTCATCAACTCtgtagtcgcacatcaatgcaaagaaataagtgttgacattgaggggagtgttaatttattttcattgtgtcccctaggttatatctgtggcctgaaatgccttgtatgtgaaaaaaaaaacttcttccctaagcacttttgaatttatttcctcagcatattaggtcatatcatagattattatggtaattatttgaacagtgaaactaataataaaagagtcgttgaactttaatgtcactaatgctgattattcaatgattcatttgaatttaaatatttaaaatactttcacaacaaaaattatatatgcgattaatttagattcattaatcacagagtatgtaattaattagattattttttttaatcgattgacagccctagtagtGACATGATGTTGCTATTAACAATTGTTGCTAAGATAATTTTCAATTATAAATGCAAAGCTATATTTTGTTATGTGATACcttttagaaaaaaataaataataattgtgTTATGGAGAAGGAGATAATGATactattttctatttcaaaacaaaacactcgAACACTAATTAATCAACCAAAACAAAGCCAGATATAACTGCACTCAGTGCATTAGTGCTTCTGAACCAGCGACTGCGTAACACAGCTCAAAaaaatttatatttattttgggAGCTATGTTTGTGAGCACAACcacttgtttgttttctgcCAAACGGCAGATGAGATGTTAGGGAGTATGCATGATTACACACAGTCAGTGAGTAGTGTAAAAGGAtgttggatatgtgtgtgtgtgtgtgtgtctgtatgtgtgtgtgtgtgtgtgtgtgtgtgtgtgtgtgtgtgtatgtgtgtgtgtgtgtgtgtgtgtgtgtgtgtgtgtgtatgtgtctgtatgtgtgtgtgtgtgtgtgtgtgtgtgctgacccaTGCGGCGACTGCCTCCTGGCATGGCTGTAATAGAGAGGcagtgagggagaggaaaaggtCTTGGCTCTGCTGCTTAGGCCCTGCTGGGGGCCCACTATACAGTCCAGCCTGCAGGAGGGGAGACACGGGACACGCATCATacacacctgtgcacacacgcacaaacacacacacctgtacacacacacacacacacctgtacacacacacacacacctgtacacacatacacacacacacacacacacacacacacacacacatatacgacaTACTGTATGCCAACACATACCAAtgtgtacacatatacacacatgcaaaaacacacacacacacacacatgagtcacacatatatgcatgccCTCACCCATacagcatacacacatgtacttcACCACAGCAGAAATCAGGCAAATGTAGACATATCCACCAGTTCACCTAAAAGGGACAGAATGCACATGGACAGGACATACACAACCTCCGAGGAGTTCTTCCAAGGATATCTCTCCTCAGCTGCAATAAATGGTATTAGTTACTGTTTCGGTGTGTGTCCCTCTGAGTTTGCGTTTCtgactgtttgtgtatgtgtgtgtgtgtgtgtctgtgtgtttgtgtgtttttgatttCGTACGAGTATGTGAGCAACGTCAACGCGCCAAGAGCCTGCAGACAAAACACCCACACAGCCAAACACTGTTATGTGAATGATGTTCTGTAATTAATGTtacagagaagaagaagagagagaagaagaagagagagagagagagagagagacagagacagagagagcgagcatcCTCACCTTGTTTGCAGGCTCTTGATTCGGCACAGCATGTCAAGGTGGCCAGCAGAATATTGCTCAATGACGTCCTTCACGTCATAAGGACGCAGTGTCTCCTTGAACTTCTTCTTGGCTACATGGAACTTCatgatcctacacacacacacacacacacacacacacacatacaacacataacacacacaagtatgTATTAGTGAGAACGTACAGTACATAAGTCACCTTCTCACAGTGTTATGGGCATAACTGTATATGTATACACTGGGGTATTACTAATTACTTCATAAGTGCATACCACTGTGAATGGGCTAATTTATAAGTGCCATAATGGAAGTAGTATGTTATAGTTGATTGATAAAATGATAATCATGAAATATTCACgtgaccaaaaataaataagcaAACTAACAACAAAAATGGCAAGGTGAAAAAAAATGGGCATATAAAACTATTTGTAGCTAACCTAATTAAGAATGACACTCTGTATCCTATGGATTTTCATGTTACAAATGCACCACTGTAGCCAAATAGCCTACCTGCTGGGTCTTTGAATTAGAATGTATTTAATTAACATTGATTGACCTCACAAATGTTCAGTAGTGCACTCTAGTACCTATTTATTTCTGTGGAACACAGAGTGAATTTTTTtttgggatgggatgggagagCATTAtgcatatatttatttattcatgaaatatgtCCAGTCTGTGCTGTGTGGGTTTTGTGAGAGCATAAAAATCATAATTTTGCTAAATATCTACAAATCTGTTACTTGATGTTGCTGCGTGGCTTGGGGTTGTTTGTATACTGGCTGTGAGTGACTCACTTAAGAGACTGTGATGTAGCTTCTAAATTTGGCAGACTGGACGGGATGGAGCCAGATTAGCAGAAGGCTGCAGTACACTATAGGCGCCAGTTGGGGGAGTACATCAACAGAAAATGCCAGGGatttgtttggtttgttttagGGGTTATATGGAGGTTCGAATCCATCTTTTTCTCCATAAAACGAGAACAACGGAAAGACAAAATAGTGCGATCAAtttacacacaaaacattttcaTACCAAATCAAATTACTTATATTTTTCAGA from Alosa sapidissima isolate fAloSap1 chromosome 9, fAloSap1.pri, whole genome shotgun sequence includes these protein-coding regions:
- the kcnq5b gene encoding LOW QUALITY PROTEIN: potassium voltage-gated channel subfamily KQT member 5 (The sequence of the model RefSeq protein was modified relative to this genomic sequence to represent the inferred CDS: substituted 1 base at 1 genomic stop codon), whose protein sequence is MPRNHSGDEGGQGLWMKTSPKGHPTEGYTLKDVESGRRIMNHNSRSGDGLLSASAGSGAGASGAESHRAKQGARLSLLGKPLVYSAQSGRRNVRYRRLQNYLYNVLERPRGWAFVYHAFVFILVFGCLILSVLSTIPEQQELASHCLLILEFVMIVVFGLEYIIRIWSAGCCCRYRGWQGRLRFSRKPFCRGWTLPQLRASAESMESTGPXELVTAWYIGFLVLIFSSFLVYLVEKELNTEFATYADALWWGTITLTTIGYGDKTPKTWTGRMLSAGFALLGISFFALPAGILGSGFALKVQEQHRQKHFEKRRNPAACLIQCVWRSYAADENSVSVATWKPHLKALHTCSPTKKEQGETTTSTGQKMSFKDRVRMASPRGQSIKSRQTSMTDRRSPGAEISGEGSSPAKVQKSWSFNDRTRFRPSLRLKSQSRAPTESDSNMAADDAFDERSCHCDISAEDLLPPIKCVIRAVRIMKFHVAKKKFKETLRPYDVKDVIEQYSAGHLDMLCRIKSLQTRLDCIVGPQQGLSSRAKTFSSPSLPLYYSHARRQSPHGVDQILGRGQIPLDKKIREKLLSDGDLLEDVSMLGRVCKVERQVQSIESKLDSLLDIYRQVLHKGSSSALTLSSLPLFEFEPTSGYPSSILSRDLSSTSGQVPRSASSNLHRGLHIILAPNELNLNLGSSSPSGPAPSPSPGPFSPQPPTPDSVSAASPPPMPLTPNSFSGMGHFSSLGRPPPHPSSLVGGVGGIPNTLMQQQQQHLPGAPPPLPPPAAHTPLLAHRAARRDGVPGGGDFSPPFLMGVREEGEEALGSGLGRPPPPQHHHHHHPPHPQHPKGRLSTKEDGSWRRHMSLEMDPLAPLQRRPVSGDQGLGKSLSVQDLLGTGTDVDGHPSLSSTSSSSSSNDLSRGLGEPLCGRGGGGGGGGGGGGGGGGEGWGETDLFISDKDLEAPGGAFDFLSPGTEEATSFSSELLRTSATDPRGSSHSLARGRGDAGRGSEESLSTPHVRLK